The following is a genomic window from Aricia agestis chromosome 12, ilAriAges1.1, whole genome shotgun sequence.
cattcatcatcatcatcactaccataatattataccatgcatcgtcccatgattatgagcctttttaTAGACTTTAAGATCGAGGCTCgaatttgtcaagcgataatttaaaaaaatctatacttaatattataaacctgaagagtatgtttgcttgaatgcgctaatctcaggaactacaggtccgatttaaaaacttatttcagtgttagatatcgcatttatcgagtaaagctataggctatattatattatattatcttatcacgctaagactaatacgaccgaaaaaactcaggaaaatgtagtaaaaacggggataatattagaaagggtttatctcacgaactactggagcaatatttggcacttatatagagtagaccacgtgaaggagtacttatagctatttttatttgaaaatgtacggtttctgtgaaattcctaatatacgcgggcgaagccgcgcgggacatctagtattagtatagatttcaacAACAAGACAGGTCAAGAGTGTCTAATGGTATGTTTtaaactatgaataataaaagattttaaataataaataattgataGTAACTATTTGTAGGtatgttaataaattaatatattttatttataatatttaagttgaCTCTGTAGTATAATAGTTCAGAAATCAACATAAAtacacataaatcataatattgttaacatttagaggaccggttggtctctctaagagttcactagaggtcggagaAGTATAGAGTAAAACTCGATATACTGTGGTGAACTGTAGTGATTTATTTCCGTCGTAACTTCCCACACGCCGAGTCCCGCGAAGGGGTCTCGGGTGGGAAACCATGTCCAGGGGCTATACCCCTCTGCATGGGAAAATACCATTTTGTAAGTACCGTTTTAAGGGAAAACCCCCGCGACAGAACGCGGGGAAAACCAGGGAAAGACCGATTACACGCCTGACCAGGCCCCAATCTATCATCAGACGCAGCAGGTTAACCAGGTGGTGCGTGCGGGCCCCGGCCAGGACCAAGGGAACGTGTATGGGTCCACTCCCGCACACACCACTACTACCACGCCTGCGGACCAAAGCGACCTgggaaataattaagggggagTACTTCCATCCCCGGCCTTTTTTATTATTGGCGGACGGGGGGAAGTGGCTAGGAAGGGAGATGGAGAAAGCTTCCGAACCcggccttttttatttttggcgGACGGGGGGAAGTTACGCCGTGGGGTCGACGGCTACGACAATAGGGCTGCCGCGTCCGTCAGGCCCCAGGCGGAAAAGAAAAATATACGCCGGCTGTAAATTGCCGGCGCAGGGATAGGAGGGGGGAGACAATCCCACGGTGATAGTGGGCGTCTCCCCCCTCCTCCTCTACAGTGATTGGTGGGCGGATGTTCCGCGGTGTCCTCTGGGACGGCGTCACGGGGGAGTCGGTGCCTGTCCGGCGGCCGTGCATGCCACGGCGCCAGGTTGGCCAACTCAGGTAGGCGCGAGGCGTCAGCTCGCGCGAAAAGACTCTTGGAGAGTTGCGCTACGAACGCCTCAACGCTCTCCACGCGCAGATCTCTCGCGATGGTGTCGTTCCTCACGTACCACGGCGCTCCGGCGATTCGGCGTAGCACCTTGTTCTGCACTCTCTGAAGCGTACGCTTGTGCGAGTCAGAGAGCAGATGGTGCCACGCTGGGGCTGCGTACGTGAGGCGGCTGCGGACATATAGTTTATAGAGCGCTATGCGCATGTTGAGCGGGATCTGCGGTGATGAGTAGGCCGGGTGCAGCTGGGCTACCGCTGCCTTGGCACCGTTCACCGCTGCCTGGCACTGGGCTGACATGGAGAGGGACCGGTCAATGATCATCCCCAGATATTTCGCCGTTCTACCCCACGGGATCTCGGCGTCACCGATCTTCAGGGGGGCCGGGAAACCTCGACTCCTGGTGACGGCGAGCGCTTGGGACTTGGCGGCATTGACAGCCAGTCGCCATTTGCTCAGCCAGTCTGGGAGGAGGTCCAGCGTCCTCTGGATCTTGATGGCCGCATGATCTACCGTGAGGGAGGAGGCGAAGTACGCCGTGTCGTCGGCATACAGCGCCGCTAGAGTGCCCGGATCTTTGGGCACATCACTACCATAGTGCTTATAAAGATCCGGGGAAAGAACACCCCCTTGGGGGACACCTGCGTAAATGGGGTGCTCTGATGAGAGGACCCCGTCGACACGGACTTGAAAGGTCCGGTCAGAAAGAAAGGATGCCAGTAGCCTTACAAGGAAAAGGGGGACGCCTGCTCGGATGAGCTTGCAGAGCAAGCCCTCGTGCCACACGCTGTCGAACGCCTTCTCCATATCTAGGAAAACTGCTACCGTGGACTCCTTCTTGTTGGCCGCAACGGAAAGATGATTGACCACGCGCACAAGCTGGAGAGTGGTACTCAGCCCGGAACGAAAACCGAACTGGTCTTCTCGAGGGGGAAGGTATGGGGACAAGTATTTCTTAAGCAGGACCTCAAAGGTCTTAGAGAGAGTAGATAACAAAGGTATGGGCCGGTAGCCCTCGGCCCGTTTGAGGTCCTTATGTGGCTTGGGGATAGTTATTATGATCCCCTTCTTCCAGGCGGGGGGGAAGTGGCCGGTCCTTACTATCCCGTTGTAAAGGCGGGTCAGGGCGGCCACTGTCCTGAAGGGGAGATGGCGCAGGGCGGAATTGGGAATGCCATCCGCCCCGGGGGCCTTGCGAGGCTTCAGCCGAGAGAGTACCTTCTGTACCTCTCTCGGGGAAAAACTAAAGTTGGGGGGGCCTGGGGGGGAGAGGAGGGTTGTCCTTACCTCCTCGGAAACAGCCTGGACGTGGTCCGTTGCGGTAGTCGGCAGTGGGGAAAATTGGCGTTCGAGATGAGTGGCGTGGATCTCCGCTCTGTCCTCGGCACGGTATCGCAGGTTACCGTCCGGATGCAGGAGAGGTCTAACAGGGGGAGTGGCGTTTGTAAGGCTACGGCAGAATCTATGCAGGGATGGCCAATCCTCACCTGCCTCCTGGATGCGCTGGGTCCAGTCTGCCGCCTTCAGGTCATGGAGCGCTAGGCTGACCTGCTCGTTCAGCCGGTTGAGTCGATTCTTGGCGGCTGGGCACCGCGTGGACTGCCAATGCCGGCGGGCCTTCCGCTTTTCGGCTAAGAGTTCGGCTACGTGGCGAGGCAGGGAGGGGCGTTTGTACATGCGGCGAGGCGGTCGAGTTGCTGCATCTAGGGCTGCTGATATCGCCTCGGTGATCTGTAGAGACATGGCATCAACCGACTCCACAGAATCAACCGGGAAATTTGGTGTGGATTCGTGCAACTGGGAGGTGAATTTCTCCCAGTCACGAAAGGGGGGCGGAGGCAACGGGGGAATGCTCGCCGGAGCAGCCCGGATGATGGCCAGAACCGGAAGGTGGTCCGAGCCATGCGCCTCTTCGAGGACCTCCTGATGGATGTCCCCGGGAAGGTTGAAGGTTATGGCCACATCGAGGACATCTGGCGAGTGAGCAGGGTTGTCTGGGATGTAGGTGGGCGTATATGTGCCCACCACAGTGTACCCAGCCCTCTCGGCGTCTTCAAAAAGTCTGCGGCCATCCGCGTTTGCCGTACGCGAGCCCCACCCAGGGTGTTTACAGTTTAGATCTCCGGCAATCACTGTGGGCTCCTCTGAAGATAGGAGTCCGGTGATGTCGGAGATATCTAAACGCCTTCCGGGTGGTTTATAGCTCGCGTAAAAGTGCGTGCGGgaatgatttatttacaaaaatgtgctgcttatatacaaaaaaatgagataattattaatatttcaaaatgtacaCGAAGTTAAAAGGTTGATTTTCattggctattacaattagaaagagatgtacagaaaggaataaaaatatttacaaaaattagaaagggaaaaaaatttaataagaaatatttacaaggtaattaaattagaaagggaaaaaaattgaataagaaatatttacaaggtaattaaattagaaagggaaaaaaattgaataagaaatatttataaggtaattatgattgccgcgcgagaaactggccgcgccgcggctcgcggcgctggcatcacccgagtatatatatatatatatatatatatatatatatatatatatatatatatatatatatatatatatatatatatatatatatatatatatatatatattaataattagaatctcggaatcggctccaacgattttcgtgagatttagtatatagggggtttcgggggatctagctaggaatcattttcagaaaatgtcattttcatcgaataccgagcaaagctcggccaaatagctagttcattaataattacttaactgtaatgaAATCAACATTTTGACTCatgcctcatacattatctgtcaaactattcattaaattaaagtttaatcatcattaaacatctctgagtgcagccgttCTGTGTTCTTAGCAACAAGAACATTTTAAccgttttcaaataatttaatttaaacgtaaaaagaacatattattttaaacatattttatactgaCATCTATTTATTtgaagtgccgaataggctccGAGACTGCTgaacaaattttaataaaatttggcacattttagTTTTCAGTCTGGAGAAGTGTTTGTACTTACGTGTCTCTTTAGTCCCTCACTAATAAGTCCCCGGGTTGCACTAGTAAAACCAATAGGTGATATTAAACTTGGCCTTTATTTATCCCAAAACTAATACCCGTTCATTCAGACAAGGCCTCACGCAGTGACTGCCCGTCGTCTCTCGCATACATCGCCTCCCAGACACAAAACTGCTGACActcttttatacgtgggagagccatgcttcggcacgaatgggccggctcgaccggataaataccacgttctcacagaaaaccggcgtgaaacagcgcttgcgctgtgtttcgccgagtgagtgagtttaccggaggcccaatcccctaccctattccctttcctaccctcccctattcccttcccttccctcttaaaaggtcggcaacgcacatgcagctcttctgatgctgcgagtgtccatgggcgacggaagttgctttccatcaggtgaaccgtttgctcgtttgcccccttatttcataaaaaaaaaaaactcgcacATTCACACATACAATATGGTCCCTACATCTTCTATTCTGTTCGTCGCGTTCGCTCTCGTAAGAGCGGGATATcttaaatatttcaatatgCCTAGAAGTATGGAGttacaaagaaatatttttttattgaaaataaaccAACTTTAGTATGACCAGTTATTAAGCTGttcatttaaaaagaaatataacGAGTAACGACGTTTTAATTTAGCCGACattatttctttgtttattaGTATAAACATCTTCTTATTCATCCGTTTTGATTCATTTTGATCGTAGTAGATCAAAATGAATCAAAAACCAGTAACCAGTAAGTAACCAGTTTGTCGATTTTATATTGTCCTTGCCCGAACTCGTTGCAGAAAACAAGCAAACCAGTTACTTGATTATGTTTTCCTCAACAGAAGTTAGTAACACTAAAGTTAGTCTCAGTAGCTATTTAGCTATTCTGTGGTTAGATTGTTACTCATCTAAGTTTTACTCATCATGGGTTATTCTGAAACTGATAACTTGTATTAAcctaaatgataataaaaacgGTTAGAAATAGATagcaaaaaaaacttttttactcTGCACTTAGTAGCTTTTTGACAAAACAAATTCTTTTGTGACTTGTGGTTCATATATAGCGATATGTTATCACTGCGGTTTTGAAGTAAACAGGGGTTATCCCAGACGcgactataaaatatagttcttatgacagtatatattaagtctatgatagTTCTAGTGTAAACACGATAGTGTTTTTATAATAGTATTGTGAGTGCAAGTGGCGGACGTTTTCGCAATGCggtgagtatttttttttagttttatctaGATTGTTCGGCGAAatgatgacctctgtggctcaatggttgaaTTTTTGGCAGCGGAAACCCGCGGGTGAATCTCATTGTTTACATGTCACTTCATAACATTCTCCTTGTACACTATTTATCAGTAACTAGTTGCACTATATTTATCAGCTGAAGACTCAAGAGGAAAATATGAGTAAAGTAAAGCGAATAGTTGTCCACTTCGAAATTATGGATTATGAGAATGAACACCTTCctacttatttaaatacttatttaaacacttttttcTATATTAGCAACTTGCACTTTTAAGGATCGCTCGTCAAAATTATGTTGAAGCAGCTTTCCTAAGTATTTCAAAAAGTCTGCTGTTGCATTCTAAGCACCTaaaaacttttgtatgaaacagcAGATAAGTTTCAAGTATAAAAGTTACTTGAGCATTTTGTACACGCACGTCTTATAAGATTGTGGCCGGCCTATAGTTCTACGCATGGACGAAAGAATCAGGGGCATAACTACCGCCGTGTCTGTCGTATCCATTATACGGGGACCCTCCGAGGTACTCCACGCTTCTGGAAATAATCCAACTTTCCTTGCTTCTATATGCATTACGGGATAATCTTCTATTTTTATGATAGGGCGTTGATCTTCTGTGTGCTTCTGGGCTGGTGCTGGGCGCGGCCCCAGAGCCAGGATGAGACGGCGGCGCAGTGGGTGGAGAACATCTTCCTCAATTTCACCGGGGAGACTAATCCGGCAGCGCCAGAAGTCAACCTGGATCCTGTGACGCCGGGTAAACAACTTCATCATCTTCATTTCAAACATCTTGTTTGTTCAATTCTTTCGATTATTTCTTTGTGGTttccaagacagatttagcatATCGTCCGATCCAGAAATCACGTCAAAGGGTTTTGCAATTTATGCAGGCGATGCTGGGCGACCCCCCAGAGCGCCGAataaaaaggggcgccgaaGGCTAACAAAAAGGggcgccaattttttttatcactaccagcaccctgggtgCCAAAAAAATCTCGctcagggcgctggtagtgctaaaaacTGGCACTGTCATGACCACGCAATACAACGATATGCTTACATGGGCGCGACGTAGCGAGGTCCAGgggaggggggggcagctgcacCCTTGTAGGGGAGCGATCGGTcgctaatgctcacgagtttcatactttaacgtggagcggagagagttgcggggtgagaagggaggcattcaatcccagttcgctcgctcataactattttgttttttaagttAAGGATTTTCTTAATCTGCCCCCCCCTCCTCCCTATATAGAATtctggctacgcccatgtatGCATGTATGTCCAATTCAATGATAACATTTTCCAGACAACGAGGTGTCGTGTATGACGGAGAACAACGAGCGGGGCGTGTGCACCATCTACTACCTGTGCGACCCCGACTCCCGGTCCATCATCACAGATGGCACCACACTTATCGACGTCAGGTAATGCCCAGGGCCggcttatattttttatgagtataggccactttaattttgccgcccctattacgaactctgccgccatcctaggacgctgccgcccataggtcacatggcctatactgcctatacctAAATCCAGGGTTGGTAATGACCGTTTTAACTATCTGCGCCTTAACGCGGTGCATTTACTTCCTAAATTTTAGGGCCTAAACAATCCATccaaattataaatgcgaaaatgtgtctgcctgtctattacctcttcacacccaaaccgctgaaccgattttgctgaggtatggagatacttggagtcccgggaaagtatcctatgtggatactttttatcccaaaaaatgaCTGGTTCCCGAGCGATTGACTAATTTCGGCGCAACTAAGTTGCGAGCGTCAATTTTTTACAGACAATTTTTCACCTATTGTGtcagttaatggaatcaggcgttactttgcgaaAATCCATAGGTTAAATTTAGTTtggtattatttttagcaatattcatTTAACCTATTGTGTCATCCAACTTTAGTACTCAGGTCactggtgactggtgagacTCACATATTATGGAACAGGTTAACGTTCCTCGAGCCGGACACATGACACATcagataacattatttttaaccgacttccaaaaaggaggaggttatatgttcggctgtggatatatatatatatatatatatatatatatatatatatatatatatatatatatatatatatatatatatatatatatatatatatatatatatatatatatatatatatatatattctggcaaactgaagattcagctatatttggtaccgacttcaaaatgatgaagattgagtacagaaatagttgagttttagccgaattcggaaaaaggcactattagataggaaaaattatttaatactttttagttcatattataaggatgttattattgtttttaccttggaagtcggtttaaattttttgtaaaaaataataatagattaagCTTTTAGGTAAAATGTAGGTAAAAATTGACGGTTCTCTGGTAGAAACTGCTTAAAGCAGTAAGGcacattatataaaattgtttcttttgttttgtatttttatgtacttataaactagctgttgccctcgacttcgtccgcgtcagcaaaatgtgataacaaagataataaaaaagagagaaaaaatACCCTTTTCAAGgctcatttataaaaaaagtaaaatatatcctcctccttttcggaagtcggttaaaaagtagcctaagttattccttactacatcagctatgtgcctaaaaaagtcccgtcaaaatcgctccagccatttcaggaacaaacagacagacagacagacatacagacaaaaattaaaaaaaatgttgttttggtgtatgtaccctatataggtacattcatatgcatttagtaaataacggttctttcaatattacaaacagacactccaattttatttatatgtatagatatgatgtataaataaatatataatattttcctttcCTTTCAGGGAGCGAACCTGCCCTCACTACTTAGAGGTATGCTGTCTGGAGACCAAGCGGGTGAGCGAGGCGGAGGCGACTGGCAACAGGAAGGATCAGACCACGGCCAAGCCGGCCGGTATGGGCGACCGCCTGACCACGTCGGGGATGGTGCCCACACCCAAGCCGGCACTGCAATCTCAAGGTGGGTTataaattgaagacgtgagcgGAATAACCAGataagtaacagtaaaaaaatgccgggttttttttttgcataaatggggCTTTAGAGCcggaaatacaaaaaaaaatataggcacctctgtggcttagtggtTAAGCGGATGGTGGCTCAAGCAGAGGTTGCAGGTTTgaatcctgccaacggaacaaaagttttcaacgttcctgggtcatgaatgTGTTACATATATCATTCAAATTCTTTACTATACTCATACAATAATAGTTAATACACAATAGCATCTTAATAATAACTCATTTTGGaaagaagttccttatcgcgcgttgcgaaagtggctagacagaaaaaaataatacgaaaatttgtaacgacacttttgacacgatacgacacgtggtagcgcgtgtttctctctctcgcAGTGGTGTagcgacgatttttttttttgagtgtatacagcttttttttatataagaaaaaataaactggaacttcgttccatccgggtgtcccttgacacctctcaagttcttcataatattttttcgcgTCCCAGCCAAGGCGGCATGTGGCTGGAGCGGCGCGCTGACTTCGATCTTCTCGCCGGCGGCCAACAACGACAACCGCGTCCTCGCAGACTTCGGCGAGTTCCCCTGGATGGTCGCCGTGCTCGTGTGAGTACTATACACTCTGTACTCCTTTGAGTACACTACACTATGTACTCGTTTAAGTACACTACACCCTTAATTACGTGAGTACTCTACATGATGTGCTTGTGTGAATCCCTATCTAAAAGACGAAattcagggcctgtttcaccactgccTGATAAGTGTTGTATAGTTTTTcaacaacttatctgacagatactctcTACTCTacctgtcaaataagttgtggatagcctatccggcacttataagaaagtggtgaaacagccccttaatcAAGTTAATATGTCATCGTATTTAATGACACTGTAAAAAGTGACTCTTCTTCTAATAGATAGTTTTACAAACACGCCGTGATCTTTCTGATGTATACCCACGTTCAAGGGCCCTCGGCCAAGACGGTTGAGATTGAAAGTAATTAAACGCCCAGACAGTAACGCCGGTACTGTATTTATGTTGAtttctgaagtattttggtTTCATATAACTTACAGCAAGCGCAGCTCGTCGGTGTGGAACCAGGACGACtaccgcggcggcggcgcgctcATACACCCCGCCGTGGTGCTGACCGTCGCACACATCGTCAAGGAGGTCAACCAGAcggtgagacagacagacagacacacaataCCTTAGCCCGATAGCGCAGCAGACTTTGTAACACTAATGGATTTAATACTAAATGTTACGTGGTTTATAactatctctctctctctctctctatcACACCCAGCTGAAGTGCCGCGCGGGGGAGTGGGATACGCAGACAACGCGCGAGCAGTTCCCGTTCCAGGAGCGAGACGTCGCCGACAAACTCATACACCCCAAGTACTTCCGACGTAAGTACACCGAACAGAGATGATCGCACATAATAtgttagcaacgcacgcgccgcattttagaattcgttgtatccAATGATGTggaacctcgcacattcgtgcGCACCGTACGCGCGGTGTTTCGTGTACTATgtggtgcgttcgacgcgtattacgcgtacggtgctgacaaatacAACAGCTTaataagggctcccacacttatttgcgaattcgcatcgcattgcaaatatctgcgacaaaactcataaaaatgacattgcgatccgaattcgcagttttgtggtAGGTGGGAGCCCTATAAGCCAAAATGCATTCGATACTTTCGATGGCGGAGTTAGATGTCAAATTCGCAATGAACGCAAGCGCCATGTTGAGCGATGCGTAAAATGGTAAAATCTCACATTGTTTTTGACGTTTAAATTCGCCATCGCAACGAAAGCTTGCGATTGAATGAAATGCATTTTGACTCGTTTACGCCTCTCGTCCACcaacgctgcgaactgcgaaacggCGGCTAACCGATTTGCTGTCTCacccgccacacgacaatgcgttatgTTGCATCTCGTTCTATTCCTGTTTCGCgttcggttcgccgctgtttcgcatttcgcagcgtcggtgttCTAGAGGCGTTACATTACTTTCCAGAGTCGCTGAAGTATGACTTCGCGCTGCTGTTCCTGGCGAGCGAGTTCTCGCTGTCCCAGGCGCCGCACATTGGCGTCGCGTGCGTGCCGCGTGCGCTGCCCGCACCCGACACACGTTGTTTCGGCATGGGCTGGGGGAGATACCCCAATAATGACACCTACGCCGTTGTGCTCAAGAAGGTAAGACCTTCCCCCACGTTATATAACTTTGATGAACATGGACTTCATCGCTTATGCTCACAATTTTGACggttgaatttaaaaaatttaaacgtcaatgaattgacatttcaacattttaaaTTGTACTTAATAATGGGGCTAAACTAATTAAGTACCTGAATTTATTTCCTTTTCCTTTTTTGCGCATTCGCTTCAATCACTGATCTGTCGACTGTCCTAAACGCTCTCTTTCAGGTCCGCCAGACGCTGGTAGAACCGAAGTCGTGCGCGGCGACGCTGGCGGAGTCGTACGGGCCGTTCTACCGCGTGCACAAGTCGCTGACGTGCGCCGTCGGCGTCGACGGACAGGACACCTGCCGCGGCGACGGCGGTGCGCCCCTCGTCTGCCCCGTCGACGTGAGtacactacagtctacaaaacAAGTGTAACGGACGCTAGTGGGGCGAAGTCTTGCGCTGCGACGCAAAACGTCACTTCTGGAATCTAAAGTGTCGCTTAGTGCAGTCTCATCTTAAATGACAACTGACGATGACgacgaacaatttttttaggaccgatgtaacaatttttttttatttggacgCGGTATCGTAAGTGACGGTATCCGTAATTTATATTCCgatataatgtaattatttctACCATTGTGGGATATGCATATCGgcgaaaagaaaaaaacttcCGACCGAGCAAGATAGCAttctcggtcaggccgaagcccactgacgttatTTCAGACGTTTGTATATGCCGTTGATTGCCGttctcagaaacttcgatagcgcgatgcagttTTGTGACGCTAATTATGGGTACCGGCGTAGACCGTAGTCACC
Proteins encoded in this region:
- the LOC121732315 gene encoding phenoloxidase-activating factor 2-like — protein: MRALIFCVLLGWCWARPQSQDETAAQWVENIFLNFTGETNPAAPEVNLDPVTPDNEVSCMTENNERGVCTIYYLCDPDSRSIITDGTTLIDVRERTCPHYLEVCCLETKRVSEAEATGNRKDQTTAKPAGMGDRLTTSGMVPTPKPALQSQAKAACGWSGALTSIFSPAANNDNRVLADFGEFPWMVAVLVKRSSSVWNQDDYRGGGALIHPAVVLTVAHIVKEVNQTLKCRAGEWDTQTTREQFPFQERDVADKLIHPKYFRQSLKYDFALLFLASEFSLSQAPHIGVACVPRALPAPDTRCFGMGWGRYPNNDTYAVVLKKVRQTLVEPKSCAATLAESYGPFYRVHKSLTCAVGVDGQDTCRGDGGAPLVCPVDSSPTGERRYVVAGLVSYGVECGLEAWPALYANVPHVRAWIDAEIASRGLPALENV